A single genomic interval of Methyloceanibacter caenitepidi harbors:
- a CDS encoding DUF1697 domain-containing protein, which translates to MTAFAALLRAVNVGGTGKLAMRDLLTLCERAGFSSPRTYIASGNVVFSSDATEPDVKAKLEEALEAYAGKPVAVFVRTVYELSAILAGNPFRDASPNKVMVLFLDGAPGARDIDAVSGQKNETLHLGKREIYIHYPDGMGRSKLKVPAAAHGTARNINTVAKLASMADEI; encoded by the coding sequence ATGACAGCGTTCGCCGCCCTGCTCCGTGCCGTCAATGTCGGTGGCACCGGCAAGCTGGCGATGCGCGATCTCTTAACGCTATGCGAACGCGCCGGCTTTTCCTCCCCACGCACCTATATCGCGTCCGGCAACGTCGTCTTCTCTAGCGACGCCACGGAGCCTGACGTAAAGGCCAAGCTCGAAGAGGCGCTTGAGGCCTATGCGGGGAAGCCCGTCGCCGTGTTCGTGCGGACCGTGTACGAGCTTTCGGCGATTCTGGCGGGCAACCCCTTCCGCGATGCATCACCGAACAAAGTCATGGTGCTCTTTCTCGATGGCGCACCCGGTGCTCGCGATATTGATGCTGTCTCCGGTCAGAAGAACGAGACCCTTCACCTTGGGAAACGCGAGATTTACATCCACTATCCGGACGGCATGGGGCGGTCGAAACTCAAGGTCCCCGCAGCTGCTCACGGCACGGCCCGCAACATAAACACAGTGGCGAAACTCGCCTCGATGGCCGACGAAATCTGA
- a CDS encoding acyl-CoA desaturase, translating into MASETQPVDVHDDIVYPSAIPFLLVHLACFGAIWSGVTWEAAILGISLYWIRIFAIGAGYHRLFSHRAYSTSRAFQFVLAVLCQSTAQKSVLWWAAKHRHHHLHSDTELDTHSPRQHGFIYSHLGWIFARQHDDFDAEKVADLMRYPELRWLDKYPLVPAVALAVICFLIAGWPGLFVGFFWSTVAVYHGTFCINSLAHVHGKKRYVTGDDSRNNWLLAIFTMGEGWHNNHHAFQSSVRQGFRWYEWDPTYYILKALSWVGIVWDLRMPPKKVVRNEHGLGVGVINRAAEQLAGHFNSARIASTISNTLNGVELDALRDALARAQGRTHDALAHVHVPQLPTREELMAKANKIFARTQSLEEIVDRAYHLLLSSVNSYLTEPAKARA; encoded by the coding sequence ATGGCAAGTGAGACGCAGCCCGTCGACGTGCATGACGATATCGTCTACCCGTCGGCGATTCCCTTTTTATTGGTACATCTTGCCTGTTTCGGCGCCATTTGGTCCGGCGTGACCTGGGAGGCCGCCATTCTCGGCATCTCCCTGTACTGGATCCGCATCTTCGCCATTGGCGCGGGCTATCACCGCCTCTTCTCTCACCGGGCGTATTCCACGAGCCGGGCCTTTCAGTTCGTCCTGGCAGTTCTGTGTCAAAGCACCGCACAGAAGAGCGTCCTCTGGTGGGCCGCCAAGCATCGGCATCACCATCTGCATTCGGACACCGAACTCGACACTCATTCCCCGCGTCAGCACGGCTTCATTTACAGCCATCTCGGCTGGATCTTCGCCCGGCAGCATGACGATTTCGACGCGGAGAAGGTCGCCGACCTCATGCGCTATCCGGAACTTCGCTGGCTCGACAAGTACCCGCTGGTTCCGGCCGTCGCTTTGGCCGTGATCTGCTTCCTGATCGCCGGCTGGCCGGGGCTGTTCGTCGGCTTCTTCTGGAGCACGGTGGCCGTCTATCACGGCACGTTCTGCATCAACTCGCTGGCCCACGTGCACGGTAAGAAGCGCTACGTGACCGGCGACGACTCCCGCAACAACTGGCTCCTGGCCATCTTCACCATGGGCGAAGGCTGGCACAACAATCACCACGCGTTCCAAAGCAGCGTGCGGCAGGGCTTCCGCTGGTACGAATGGGATCCGACCTATTACATCCTCAAGGCTTTGTCCTGGGTGGGGATCGTCTGGGATCTGCGCATGCCGCCGAAGAAGGTCGTCCGCAACGAGCATGGCCTAGGCGTCGGCGTCATCAACCGTGCGGCCGAACAGCTCGCCGGTCATTTCAATTCCGCCCGCATCGCGAGCACCATTTCCAACACGCTGAACGGCGTGGAGCTTGACGCGCTGCGCGACGCCCTGGCGCGCGCGCAGGGCCGCACCCATGACGCTCTGGCGCATGTACACGTGCCGCAGTTGCCGACCCGCGAAGAGCTCATGGCCAAGGCCAACAAGATATTCGCGCGCACCCAGTCGCTCGAGGAAATTGTCGACCGCGCCTATCACCTGTTGCTGTCGTCGGTGAATTCCTACCTCACCGAACCGGCCAAGGCACGCGCCTAG
- a CDS encoding hydantoinase/oxoprolinase family protein — protein sequence MAIRFGWDLGGVNVKLARVEDGRVASVTQIPCPALTEPRKFDLAVEEALGLVGDSNASHAVTMTGELSDVFASRYEGVAYLVGLMRKAVGDEVRFYSLGGFVDAHGAVTGWQGVASANWHASAALAATVEESGLLVDAGTTTTDIIPFKEGRPCAAGRTDGDRLTEGELIYRGVVRTPVMAIASQAPFKGRMQGLAAERFATMADVYRLTGELPEDADPFPSADNRAKDLEESAARLARMLGRDAEDADIVAWRALAHFLARRLLDQVEADARAVIERDDLSLEAPIVGAGCGRFLAVALAGRLGRPYRDFADLTPCAEEAQEMVSRCAPAVAVAQLA from the coding sequence ATGGCCATTCGTTTTGGGTGGGATTTGGGCGGCGTCAACGTGAAGCTGGCGCGGGTCGAGGACGGCCGGGTGGCGTCCGTCACGCAGATTCCCTGCCCCGCCCTCACCGAGCCCCGCAAATTCGATCTCGCCGTCGAGGAAGCCCTCGGGCTCGTCGGCGACAGCAATGCCAGCCACGCCGTCACCATGACCGGCGAACTCTCCGACGTCTTCGCCAGCCGCTACGAGGGCGTTGCCTATCTCGTCGGTCTGATGCGCAAGGCGGTCGGCGACGAGGTCCGCTTCTACAGTCTCGGCGGGTTTGTCGATGCACATGGCGCCGTTACCGGCTGGCAGGGCGTGGCTTCGGCAAACTGGCATGCCAGCGCCGCCCTCGCGGCGACCGTCGAAGAGAGCGGCCTTCTGGTCGATGCCGGCACGACAACGACGGACATCATTCCCTTCAAAGAAGGCCGCCCTTGCGCGGCAGGCCGAACCGACGGCGACCGCCTGACGGAAGGTGAGTTGATTTATCGCGGCGTCGTCCGCACGCCGGTGATGGCAATCGCCTCGCAAGCGCCGTTCAAGGGCCGGATGCAAGGCCTCGCGGCCGAGCGCTTCGCCACCATGGCCGACGTCTACCGGCTCACCGGTGAGTTGCCGGAGGACGCCGACCCCTTCCCGTCTGCCGACAATCGGGCCAAGGACCTGGAAGAAAGCGCGGCGCGTCTGGCCCGGATGCTGGGGCGCGACGCCGAGGACGCGGACATCGTGGCCTGGAGGGCCCTGGCCCATTTCCTGGCCCGGCGCCTCCTGGACCAGGTCGAGGCCGACGCCCGTGCGGTGATCGAGCGCGACGATCTCAGCCTCGAGGCCCCCATCGTCGGGGCCGGTTGCGGGCGCTTTTTGGCGGTCGCCCTCGCCGGCCGGCTGGGCCGTCCCTATCGGGATTTCGCCGACTTGACCCCGTGCGCCGAGGAGGCCCAAGAGATGGTCTCCCGTTGCGCGCCGGCCGTCGCCGTGGCACAGCTTGCTTGA